A part of Variovorax sp. HW608 genomic DNA contains:
- a CDS encoding glycosyltransferase — MRAGRTVDLVYFNAGGGHRASALALESAIQRAGLPWTVRLVNLREVLDPKDGFRRLTGMDPEDVYNKRLARGWTLGLAQELKLLQGMIRWCHATLVRQLQQHWLATEPDMVVSLIPNFNRALCEALSSTLPGVPYVTVLTDLADHPPNFWIEEGLDQDLVCGSAKAVAQALAAGHAPQRVHASSGMIIRASFYDERSVDRKAERARLGLDPDRPTGIVLFGGQGSKAMLGIARSLPDTQLILACGHNAKLADALRELPARAPRLVLGFTPDVPRYMALADFFIGKPGPGSLSEAVHMGLPVIVVRNRWTLPQERYNTQWIREHGLGLVCRSFARVDEAAAELIRHLDRYQAATRKVQNRAVFELPVMLEGILSRAERPVSGSTVAPIDS; from the coding sequence ATGAGGGCTGGGCGTACCGTCGACCTCGTCTACTTCAACGCCGGCGGCGGCCACCGCGCCTCCGCGCTGGCGCTCGAATCGGCGATCCAGCGCGCCGGTCTGCCGTGGACGGTGCGGCTGGTCAACCTGCGCGAAGTGCTCGACCCCAAGGACGGCTTCCGCCGCCTGACCGGCATGGACCCGGAGGATGTCTACAACAAGCGCTTGGCGCGCGGATGGACGCTCGGCCTCGCACAGGAACTCAAGCTGCTGCAGGGAATGATCCGCTGGTGCCACGCCACGCTGGTGCGGCAGTTGCAGCAGCACTGGCTGGCCACCGAGCCGGACATGGTCGTGTCCCTGATCCCGAACTTCAACCGCGCGCTCTGCGAGGCGCTGTCGTCGACCTTGCCGGGCGTGCCCTATGTGACGGTCCTGACCGACCTCGCCGACCATCCGCCGAATTTCTGGATCGAGGAAGGCCTGGACCAGGACCTGGTCTGCGGCTCGGCCAAGGCGGTGGCGCAGGCGCTCGCCGCCGGCCATGCACCGCAGCGGGTCCACGCCAGCTCCGGAATGATCATCCGCGCGTCCTTCTACGACGAGCGTTCGGTCGACCGCAAGGCGGAGCGCGCGCGCCTGGGGCTCGACCCGGATCGGCCGACCGGCATCGTGCTCTTCGGCGGTCAGGGCTCGAAGGCGATGCTCGGCATCGCGCGCAGCCTGCCCGATACGCAGCTCATCCTGGCCTGCGGCCACAACGCGAAGCTCGCCGACGCCCTGCGCGAGCTGCCTGCGCGCGCGCCGCGGCTGGTGCTGGGCTTCACGCCCGACGTCCCCCGCTACATGGCGCTGGCCGATTTCTTCATCGGCAAGCCCGGTCCCGGCAGCCTGAGCGAGGCGGTCCACATGGGCCTGCCGGTGATCGTGGTCCGCAACCGCTGGACGCTGCCTCAGGAGCGCTACAACACCCAGTGGATCCGGGAGCACGGCCTGGGCCTGGTGTGCCGCAGCTTTGCCCGGGTGGACGAGGCGGCCGCCGAGCTCATCCGGCATCTGGATCGCTACCAGGCGGCGACGCGCAAGGTGCAGAACCGGGCGGTGTTCGAACTGCCCGTCATGCTCGAAGGGATCCTGTCGCGCGCCGAGCGGCCGGTGTCGGGCTCGACCGTGGCTCCGATCGATTCGTAG
- a CDS encoding dioxygenase family protein, which translates to MRPTNPPPRFRLQRRAVAAALIGMPALWLGARAQTPPTRRMLTPAQTEGPFYPVEIPKDSDYDLLRNGDRPPYATGHPAWVEGTVTDIAGRPVAGAQVEIWQCDEAGHYHHPGDGNRADAAFQGFGRVTVGADGRYRFHTIRPVPYSGRTAHIHVKVKLDRRELLTTQLYVAGDPGNARDGIWRSLDESARAAVTVPFTPGPDGLQARFPIIVEA; encoded by the coding sequence ATGCGCCCAACCAACCCACCTCCCCGTTTCCGCTTGCAGCGCCGCGCAGTGGCGGCCGCACTGATCGGCATGCCGGCCCTGTGGCTCGGCGCGCGGGCCCAGACACCGCCGACGCGGCGGATGCTGACGCCGGCACAGACCGAAGGCCCGTTCTACCCCGTCGAGATCCCGAAGGACTCGGACTACGACCTGCTGCGCAACGGGGACCGCCCGCCTTACGCGACCGGGCACCCGGCCTGGGTCGAAGGCACCGTGACCGACATCGCAGGACGGCCGGTCGCTGGCGCGCAGGTCGAGATCTGGCAGTGCGACGAAGCGGGGCACTATCACCATCCGGGCGACGGCAATCGGGCGGATGCGGCGTTCCAGGGTTTCGGCCGCGTGACGGTCGGGGCCGACGGCCGCTACCGCTTCCATACGATCCGGCCTGTTCCGTACAGCGGCCGCACGGCGCACATCCACGTGAAAGTGAAGCTCGACCGGCGCGAGCTCCTCACGACGCAGCTCTACGTGGCGGGCGATCCCGGCAACGCGCGCGACGGGATATGGCGCAGCCTCGACGAGAGCGCCCGTGCCGCGGTGACTGTGCCGTTCACACCCGGGCCGGACGGCCTCCAGGCGCGTTTCCCGATCATCGTCGAGGCCTGA
- a CDS encoding sigma-70 family RNA polymerase sigma factor translates to MSATADAPDRPDATADDQLMLAYVGGDASAFDVLYARHESGIFRFVRRLLGVRLAAEVGELFQATWARIVSARDTFAPEESNWRVWAYAIGYELATEELRLSGREAAFYAHDEDGDGLEAAHLFGLGVLRGGPADAHPSVEELAFWRAAGRRLQACLDELSDAQRAAFLLHHEEGFTLEVVGRTLGVDAETAADRLRIGLDRLQDCMERYLSAAASGMSSDYAGTGDLHDPRLWRALEHAPDQGAVPDWRVRKEILRSAHAAIGEPDPEDAEAELERAAQSWWQRLAEGRAGREKSKRRWPVAVAAMMVAFVAIMLWRREPAPSPAPPLDDKTPVASNARTTEEPTPMPAPSASRPPPSDPSSIPLLPPSFFAKPELPAPEPEPESAPAPAPTPPAPPTRKTAVAPPAEAPSPPPKAQKAPQPPVPSLPPAASPPPPREAVASARPATAQAPPASSSVRTDETEPPSFEALGRWNQITISKRGGESRSLQRADAREISALMGSAALSAVGPQPLRGTPEWRVTLERGADVLAVFEVSGPQVRWREGRTPAATGTPSAGALSALRDALGRAVQAPQPAPGEPSRSP, encoded by the coding sequence ATGTCCGCGACCGCCGACGCCCCAGATCGCCCCGATGCCACGGCCGACGACCAGCTCATGCTGGCCTACGTCGGCGGCGACGCGTCCGCATTCGATGTGCTGTATGCGCGCCACGAGAGCGGGATCTTCCGCTTCGTGCGGCGTCTACTCGGCGTGCGTCTCGCCGCGGAGGTCGGCGAGCTGTTCCAGGCAACCTGGGCACGCATCGTCTCGGCCCGCGACACCTTCGCGCCCGAGGAAAGCAACTGGCGCGTCTGGGCCTACGCCATCGGCTACGAGCTGGCCACGGAAGAGCTCCGTCTGAGCGGCCGGGAAGCGGCGTTCTACGCGCACGACGAGGACGGCGATGGCCTCGAGGCCGCGCACCTCTTCGGCCTCGGTGTGCTGCGCGGCGGCCCGGCTGACGCGCATCCCTCGGTGGAGGAACTGGCCTTCTGGCGCGCAGCGGGACGCCGGCTGCAGGCCTGCCTCGACGAGCTGTCCGACGCGCAGCGCGCGGCCTTCCTGCTGCATCACGAAGAAGGCTTCACGCTCGAGGTGGTGGGCCGCACACTGGGCGTCGATGCCGAAACCGCCGCTGACCGCCTGCGCATCGGTCTCGACAGATTGCAGGACTGCATGGAGCGCTACCTGTCGGCGGCAGCGTCAGGCATGAGCTCCGACTACGCCGGCACGGGCGATCTGCACGACCCGCGCCTGTGGCGGGCGCTGGAACACGCGCCGGACCAGGGCGCGGTGCCCGACTGGCGGGTGCGCAAGGAGATCCTGAGAAGCGCGCACGCCGCGATCGGCGAGCCTGATCCCGAGGACGCCGAGGCCGAACTGGAGCGCGCCGCGCAATCCTGGTGGCAGCGCCTCGCCGAGGGGCGCGCAGGCCGCGAGAAGTCGAAGCGGCGCTGGCCCGTGGCCGTCGCGGCGATGATGGTCGCCTTCGTGGCGATCATGCTCTGGCGGCGCGAGCCTGCTCCGTCGCCCGCGCCGCCGCTCGACGACAAGACGCCGGTGGCCTCGAACGCGCGCACGACCGAAGAGCCAACGCCGATGCCGGCGCCCTCGGCATCCCGGCCGCCGCCGAGCGATCCCTCATCCATTCCGCTGTTGCCGCCGAGCTTCTTTGCAAAGCCGGAGCTGCCCGCGCCGGAGCCGGAACCGGAATCGGCGCCTGCCCCGGCCCCGACACCACCCGCGCCGCCGACCAGGAAGACCGCGGTCGCGCCGCCTGCAGAGGCGCCATCGCCGCCGCCGAAGGCCCAGAAGGCGCCGCAGCCGCCCGTGCCGTCCTTGCCGCCGGCTGCATCACCGCCGCCGCCACGCGAAGCAGTGGCATCCGCCAGACCTGCGACAGCGCAGGCTCCCCCGGCTTCATCGTCCGTTCGCACGGATGAGACCGAGCCGCCGAGCTTCGAGGCGCTCGGGCGGTGGAACCAGATCACGATCTCGAAGCGTGGCGGCGAAAGCCGCAGCCTGCAGCGCGCCGATGCGCGCGAGATCAGTGCGCTGATGGGCTCGGCCGCGCTTTCCGCGGTGGGGCCCCAGCCGCTCAGGGGCACGCCGGAGTGGCGCGTGACCTTGGAGCGCGGCGCCGATGTGCTGGCCGTCTTCGAAGTCTCGGGGCCGCAGGTGCGTTGGCGCGAGGGCCGTACGCCGGCGGCAACGGGCACGCCGTCGGCCGGCGCGCTCTCCGCGCTGCGAGACGCGCTCGGGCGTGCGGTGCAGGCGCCACAGCCCGCGCCGGGCGAGCCGTCGCGCAGCCCCTGA
- a CDS encoding enoyl-CoA hydratase, whose product MSYETIEVRVEAEKVGIITLNRPKALNALNDQLMTELGQALKAFDADEAIGCIIVTGSEKAFAAGADIAAMAKYTFLDAYKGDFITRNWETIRSIRKPVIAAVAGFALGGGCELAMMCDFIIAGDNAKFGQPEIKIGVIPGAGGTQRLPRAVGKSKAMDMVLTARMMDAAEAERAGLVSRVVPLDKLMEETLGAALVISGFSQLSVMAAKESVNRAFESGLADGVMFERRLFHSLFATADQKEGMDAFLTKRAPDFKHQ is encoded by the coding sequence ATGAGCTACGAAACCATCGAAGTACGGGTCGAAGCCGAGAAGGTCGGCATCATCACGCTCAACCGCCCGAAGGCGCTCAATGCGCTCAACGACCAGCTGATGACCGAGCTCGGCCAGGCGCTGAAGGCCTTCGACGCCGACGAGGCCATCGGCTGCATCATCGTCACCGGCAGCGAAAAGGCGTTTGCCGCCGGGGCCGACATCGCCGCCATGGCCAAGTACACCTTTCTCGATGCGTACAAGGGCGACTTCATCACCCGCAACTGGGAAACCATCCGCTCCATCCGCAAGCCGGTGATCGCCGCGGTCGCGGGCTTCGCGCTCGGCGGCGGCTGCGAGCTGGCGATGATGTGCGACTTCATCATCGCGGGCGACAACGCGAAGTTCGGCCAGCCCGAGATCAAGATCGGCGTCATCCCCGGCGCCGGCGGCACGCAGCGCCTGCCGCGCGCGGTCGGCAAGTCCAAGGCGATGGACATGGTCCTCACCGCCCGCATGATGGACGCCGCCGAAGCCGAGCGCGCCGGACTGGTGAGCCGCGTCGTGCCGCTGGACAAGCTGATGGAAGAAACGCTCGGCGCCGCGCTCGTGATCTCGGGCTTCTCGCAGCTGTCGGTGATGGCGGCCAAGGAATCGGTCAATCGGGCATTCGAAAGCGGCCTCGCGGACGGCGTGATGTTCGAGCGGCGCCTGTTCCACTCGCTGTTTGCGACCGCCGACCAGAAGGAAGGCATGGACGCCTTCCTGACCAAGCGGGCGCCGGACTTCAAGCACCAATAG
- a CDS encoding M61 family metallopeptidase yields MAAPAVHYRVECADRKAHLFGVSLVVDEPAAIQRVTLPIWIPGSYLVREFSKNLQNLRATQGRRKLAVRQLDKCTWEIECLPGKPLALRYEVCAYDNSVRTAWLDEERGFFNGTSLCLRVEGLADAPHHIEIVAPAEPKEGPRWSCATALEAAHADRHGFGKYVASGYDELADSPVEMGAFWSGEFEACGVPHRFVVAGATASFDGDRLLSDTRAICEAQMRFWHGDKVGKRHGPKPPHDRYVFMLNAVDDGYGGLEHRHSTALICTRRDLPQEGARKQPDGYTTLLGLISHEYFHTWNVKRLRPAEFARYDYSRENYTQLLWLFEGFTSYYDDLLLRRAGLVDDANYLKLLNKTINQVLQTPGRLVQSVAEASFDAWVKYYRQDEQTPNTTVSYYTKGALVALCLDLTLRAEGKGTLDEAMRGLWNRSEGGPVDEADFAAALEAAGGRSFSKEIARWVHSTDELPLADLLRAHGVATLDDPAQRAQELGLRVAESNGAVQIKAVLRGGAGEQAGFSANDEWIGIELPAARSRPAQGWRIARLDDLALYLGPLKKFTALVARDRRLLRLPVALPTGVTTWRLFAQDAAKLARWLART; encoded by the coding sequence ATGGCCGCGCCGGCCGTCCATTACCGCGTCGAGTGCGCGGATCGCAAGGCGCACCTCTTCGGCGTCTCGCTCGTCGTCGATGAACCCGCGGCCATCCAGCGGGTCACGTTGCCGATCTGGATCCCGGGCAGCTACCTGGTGCGCGAGTTCTCGAAGAATCTGCAGAACCTGCGCGCGACCCAGGGCCGCCGCAAGCTCGCCGTCCGGCAGCTCGACAAGTGCACCTGGGAAATCGAGTGCTTGCCGGGCAAGCCGCTGGCGCTTCGCTACGAGGTGTGCGCCTACGACAACTCGGTGCGCACGGCATGGCTCGACGAGGAGCGCGGCTTCTTCAACGGCACCAGCCTCTGCCTGCGGGTCGAAGGCCTGGCCGATGCGCCGCATCACATCGAGATCGTCGCGCCCGCCGAGCCGAAGGAAGGCCCGCGCTGGTCCTGCGCCACCGCGCTCGAGGCGGCGCACGCCGACCGCCACGGCTTCGGCAAGTACGTGGCCTCCGGCTACGACGAACTGGCCGACAGCCCCGTCGAGATGGGCGCCTTCTGGAGCGGCGAATTCGAAGCCTGCGGCGTGCCGCATCGCTTCGTCGTCGCGGGTGCGACGGCGTCCTTCGACGGCGACCGGCTTTTGTCCGACACGCGCGCCATCTGCGAGGCGCAGATGCGTTTCTGGCACGGCGACAAGGTCGGCAAGCGCCATGGACCCAAGCCGCCGCACGACCGGTACGTCTTCATGCTCAATGCGGTGGACGACGGCTACGGAGGCCTCGAGCATCGCCATTCGACCGCGCTCATCTGCACGCGCCGCGACCTGCCGCAAGAGGGCGCGCGCAAGCAGCCGGACGGCTACACGACGCTGCTCGGCCTGATCAGCCACGAGTACTTCCACACCTGGAACGTGAAGCGCCTGCGGCCGGCCGAATTCGCACGCTACGACTACAGCCGGGAGAACTACACGCAGCTTCTCTGGCTGTTCGAAGGCTTCACGAGCTACTACGACGACCTGCTGCTGCGCCGCGCGGGGCTCGTCGACGACGCGAACTACCTCAAGCTGCTCAACAAGACGATCAACCAGGTGCTGCAGACACCGGGCCGGCTCGTGCAGTCGGTGGCCGAGGCCAGCTTCGACGCCTGGGTCAAGTACTACCGGCAGGACGAGCAGACGCCCAACACCACGGTGAGCTACTACACCAAGGGCGCGCTGGTCGCGCTGTGCCTCGACCTCACGCTGCGCGCCGAAGGCAAGGGCACGCTCGACGAGGCCATGCGCGGGCTGTGGAACCGCAGCGAAGGCGGTCCGGTCGACGAGGCCGATTTCGCCGCCGCGCTCGAAGCGGCAGGCGGCCGCTCGTTCTCGAAGGAGATCGCGCGCTGGGTGCATTCGACGGACGAGTTGCCGCTGGCCGACCTGCTGCGCGCCCACGGCGTCGCCACGCTCGACGATCCGGCGCAGCGCGCGCAGGAGCTGGGCCTTCGCGTGGCCGAATCGAACGGCGCCGTGCAGATCAAGGCGGTCCTTCGCGGCGGCGCGGGCGAGCAGGCCGGCTTCTCGGCCAACGACGAATGGATCGGCATCGAACTGCCGGCCGCCAGGAGCCGCCCCGCGCAGGGCTGGCGGATTGCGCGGCTCGACGATCTGGCGCTCTATCTCGGCCCGCTGAAGAAATTCACCGCGCTGGTTGCGCGCGACCGGCGTCTGCTGCGGCTGCCGGTGGCCCTGCCGACCGGCGTGACGACGTGGCGCCTGTTCGCGCAGGATGCCGCGAAGCTGGCGCGGTGGCTCGCCCGGACCTAG
- a CDS encoding DsbC family protein, translated as MKKLARPLLASLLALTLGHALTASAGEAEIRKNLAARIPQFAKIDEITKSPVPGLYEVRINGFEIFYTDEQGNYLLQGNLIDVKARRNLTEERIEKLSEVAFDKLPFKDAIKIVRGNGKRQLAVFADPNCGYCKQFERDMTKVDNVTIQLFLYPVLGPDSVVKARNIWCAKDKAKAWNDWMQRGVVPETGECDTAALTRNREFGQKYNVTGTPTLFFSDGTRAPGAIPAAQVEKQLAALN; from the coding sequence ATGAAGAAACTCGCACGCCCCCTTCTCGCCTCGCTGCTTGCACTCACGCTGGGCCATGCCCTGACCGCTTCGGCCGGCGAAGCCGAGATCCGCAAGAACCTGGCCGCGCGCATCCCGCAGTTCGCCAAGATCGACGAGATCACGAAGTCGCCGGTGCCGGGCCTGTATGAAGTGCGTATCAACGGCTTCGAGATCTTCTACACCGACGAGCAGGGCAACTACCTGCTGCAGGGCAACCTGATCGACGTCAAGGCGCGGCGCAACCTCACCGAGGAACGCATCGAGAAGCTCAGCGAAGTGGCCTTCGACAAGCTGCCCTTCAAGGACGCCATCAAGATCGTGCGCGGCAACGGCAAGCGGCAGCTCGCGGTGTTCGCCGATCCGAACTGCGGCTATTGCAAGCAGTTCGAGCGCGACATGACGAAGGTCGACAACGTGACCATCCAGCTCTTCCTCTATCCGGTGCTGGGCCCCGATTCGGTGGTCAAGGCGCGCAACATCTGGTGCGCCAAGGACAAGGCCAAGGCCTGGAACGACTGGATGCAGCGCGGCGTGGTGCCGGAGACCGGGGAGTGCGACACGGCCGCGCTGACGCGCAATCGCGAGTTCGGCCAGAAATACAACGTCACCGGCACGCCGACGCTGTTCTTCAGCGACGGCACGCGCGCGCCGGGCGCCATTCCCGCGGCACAGGTCGAGAAACAACTCGCCGCGCTCAATTGA
- a CDS encoding FAD-dependent monooxygenase encodes MALPPEVCIRGAGIVGRTLALLLARERVRVALVAPDTQPAAEDVRAYALNAASKQLLESLRAWPDIAYATPVREMLIYGDEGGRVQFSAARQKVEALAWIVDVPALERQLSDAVRFQPRIELVSAPVAAPLTVICEGRLSATRETLGVGHEVTRYPQHAIAARLEAERPHDGTARQWFNDKGEVLALLPLADANRPADAHALDRSLALVWSVDQHRAPELLAQSAEVFCASLRDATHDALGALRLTSERAAWPLQRAIAERWTGRFDNGAAWALAGDAAHSVHPLAGQGLNLGLGDAAALAEIIKSRDYWRSVGDPRLLRRYERTRRTGVLSMSLATDGLQQLFAHSADPLPALRNWGMRGFDRTRLVKNWIARQAMGLH; translated from the coding sequence ATGGCTCTCCCCCCCGAGGTTTGCATTCGCGGCGCCGGCATCGTCGGACGCACCCTGGCCCTGCTGCTGGCACGCGAGCGCGTGCGCGTCGCGCTCGTGGCGCCGGACACCCAACCCGCCGCGGAGGACGTACGCGCCTACGCGCTCAATGCCGCCTCCAAGCAGCTACTCGAGTCGCTGCGCGCCTGGCCCGACATCGCCTACGCGACGCCGGTGCGCGAGATGCTGATCTACGGCGACGAAGGCGGCCGCGTCCAGTTCAGCGCCGCCCGCCAGAAGGTCGAGGCGCTGGCGTGGATCGTCGATGTTCCGGCGCTCGAGAGGCAACTGAGCGACGCGGTGCGCTTCCAGCCGCGCATCGAGCTGGTGAGCGCGCCGGTCGCGGCGCCGCTGACCGTCATCTGCGAAGGGCGCCTCTCCGCCACCCGCGAAACGCTCGGCGTCGGCCATGAAGTCACGCGCTATCCCCAGCATGCGATCGCGGCGCGGCTCGAAGCCGAGCGTCCGCACGATGGCACCGCGCGGCAGTGGTTCAACGACAAGGGCGAGGTGCTGGCGCTGCTGCCGCTCGCCGATGCGAACCGGCCCGCCGATGCCCATGCGCTGGACCGTTCGCTCGCGCTGGTCTGGTCGGTCGACCAGCATCGCGCGCCGGAACTGCTGGCGCAGAGTGCCGAGGTGTTCTGCGCCAGCCTGCGCGACGCCACGCACGACGCGCTCGGCGCGCTCAGGCTGACCAGCGAGCGCGCGGCCTGGCCGCTGCAGCGCGCCATTGCCGAGCGCTGGACCGGCCGCTTCGACAACGGCGCCGCGTGGGCGCTGGCCGGCGACGCCGCCCACTCGGTGCATCCGCTCGCGGGCCAGGGATTGAACCTGGGCCTCGGCGACGCGGCGGCACTGGCGGAGATCATCAAGTCGCGCGACTACTGGCGCAGCGTCGGCGACCCGCGGCTGCTGCGCCGCTACGAGCGCACCCGCCGCACCGGCGTGCTGTCGATGAGCCTCGCCACCGACGGGCTTCAGCAACTCTTCGCGCACAGCGCCGATCCTCTGCCGGCGTTGCGCAACTGGGGCATGCGCGGTTTCGACCGCACACGGCTCGTCAAGAACTGGATCGCGCGGCAGGCCATGGGCCTGCACTGA
- a CDS encoding MOSC domain-containing protein has translation MKTSEFDLEATIARLFVYPVKSCAGVEVPEALLIETGLEFDRAWMVVDEAGEFVSQRELPRMALIRPQLKHAEMVLRAPGMLALHIAFDRVEAPTRVRVWQDEVAAYDMGDLAAQWFSDFLSEPGKPRKLRMVRFDPEVRRLSSLKWTAGVEAPNQFADGFPVLVASEGSIAELNARLAAAGHEAVGIERFRPNVVLAGIEAHDEDRVDTLHIATEEGEASLKPVKPCARCPIPDIDPATGTSSPEVGDLLRTYRADPRVDGAITFGMNAIVLTGVDHALRVGQRVGANLRFE, from the coding sequence GTGAAAACCTCCGAATTCGACCTCGAGGCCACGATCGCCCGGCTTTTCGTCTACCCCGTCAAATCGTGCGCCGGCGTCGAGGTGCCGGAAGCGCTGCTCATCGAGACCGGCCTCGAATTCGACCGCGCATGGATGGTGGTCGACGAGGCGGGCGAGTTCGTCTCCCAGCGCGAGTTGCCGCGCATGGCGCTCATCCGCCCGCAGCTCAAGCATGCCGAAATGGTGCTCCGGGCGCCCGGCATGCTGGCCCTGCACATCGCCTTCGACCGCGTCGAGGCGCCGACGCGCGTGCGCGTGTGGCAGGACGAGGTGGCGGCCTACGACATGGGCGACCTGGCGGCGCAGTGGTTCAGCGACTTTCTTTCAGAGCCGGGCAAGCCCAGGAAGCTGCGCATGGTGCGCTTCGATCCCGAGGTGCGGCGGCTGTCGAGCCTCAAATGGACCGCCGGCGTGGAGGCGCCCAACCAGTTCGCGGATGGCTTTCCGGTGCTCGTCGCCAGCGAGGGATCGATCGCCGAGCTCAATGCGCGCCTCGCGGCGGCGGGCCACGAGGCGGTGGGCATCGAGCGCTTCCGCCCCAATGTGGTTCTCGCCGGCATCGAGGCGCATGACGAAGACCGCGTCGATACGCTTCACATCGCGACCGAGGAGGGCGAGGCCAGCCTGAAGCCGGTCAAGCCCTGCGCGCGCTGCCCGATCCCCGACATCGATCCCGCGACCGGCACGAGCAGTCCCGAAGTCGGCGACCTGCTCCGCACCTACCGTGCCGATCCGCGCGTCGATGGCGCGATCACTTTCGGGATGAATGCGATCGTGCTCACGGGCGTGGATCATGCTTTGCGGGTCGGCCAGCGCGTGGGCGCCAACCTGCGCTTCGAGTGA
- the ychF gene encoding redox-regulated ATPase YchF: MSLQCGIVGLPNVGKSTLFNALTKAGIAAENYPFCTIEPNVGVVEVPDPRLDQLAEIVKPERTVPAIVEFVDIAGLVAGASQGEGLGNQFLAHIRETDAIVNVVRCFEDDNVVHVAGKVDPISDIEVIQTELCLADLSTVEKALARHTKTARSGDKEAIKLVGLLEKCQAALNDSKPVRSVEFSKEDRPLIKQFSLITAKPAMFVGNVAEDGFENNPFLDRLREYAAAQNAPVVAICAKIEAELADMDDEDRQMFLAEIGQEEPGLNRLIRAAYSLLGLQTYFTAGVKEVRAWTIHIGDTGPQAAGVIHTDFEKGYIRAQTISFNDFIAYKGEQGAKDAGKMRAEGKDYVVKDGDVMNFLFSS, translated from the coding sequence ATGAGCCTCCAGTGCGGCATCGTCGGCCTGCCCAACGTCGGCAAGTCCACCCTCTTCAATGCATTGACCAAGGCGGGCATCGCCGCCGAGAACTATCCCTTCTGCACGATCGAGCCGAACGTCGGCGTGGTCGAGGTGCCGGATCCGCGGCTCGATCAGCTGGCCGAGATCGTCAAGCCCGAGCGCACCGTTCCGGCGATCGTCGAATTCGTCGACATCGCGGGCCTCGTGGCCGGCGCGAGCCAGGGCGAGGGCCTCGGCAACCAGTTCCTCGCGCACATCCGCGAAACCGACGCGATCGTGAACGTGGTGCGCTGCTTCGAGGACGACAACGTGGTGCACGTGGCCGGCAAGGTCGATCCGATCTCCGACATCGAGGTCATCCAGACCGAGCTGTGCCTCGCCGACCTCTCGACGGTCGAGAAGGCGCTCGCGCGCCACACCAAGACGGCGCGCTCGGGCGACAAGGAGGCGATCAAGCTCGTCGGCCTGCTCGAGAAGTGCCAGGCCGCGCTCAACGACAGCAAGCCCGTGCGCTCGGTCGAATTCAGCAAGGAAGACCGGCCGCTGATCAAGCAGTTCTCGCTCATCACCGCCAAGCCCGCGATGTTCGTCGGCAACGTGGCCGAGGACGGCTTCGAGAACAACCCCTTCCTCGACCGCCTGCGCGAATACGCCGCGGCGCAGAACGCGCCCGTGGTGGCCATCTGCGCCAAGATCGAAGCCGAACTGGCGGACATGGACGACGAGGACCGCCAGATGTTCCTCGCCGAGATCGGCCAGGAAGAGCCGGGCCTGAATCGCCTGATCCGCGCCGCTTACTCGCTGCTGGGCCTGCAGACCTACTTCACCGCCGGCGTGAAGGAAGTGCGCGCCTGGACCATCCACATCGGCGACACCGGCCCGCAGGCGGCCGGCGTGATCCACACCGATTTCGAGAAGGGCTACATCCGCGCCCAGACCATCAGCTTCAATGACTTCATCGCCTACAAGGGCGAGCAGGGCGCGAAGGATGCGGGCAAGATGCGCGCCGAAGGCAAGGACTATGTCGTCAAGGATGGCGACGTGATGAACTTCCTTTTCAGCTCCTGA
- a CDS encoding glutathione S-transferase, whose protein sequence is MITVHHLDNSRSQRVLWLLEELGVPYEIVRYQRDPKTMLAPTSLRAVHPLGKSPVVTTDDGITLAESGAIVETLIERYGQGRLIPPAGTPEAVRYRYWLHFAEGSAMSPLLLKLVFDRIEKARMPFFAKPIAKSIAQKAKSSFVMPNIRAHLDFMEAELGKSLWFAGDAFTGADIQMSFPVEAAAARGGLDASRPKLMAYLERIHARPAYRRALERGGPYGLLA, encoded by the coding sequence ATGATCACCGTCCACCACCTCGACAACTCCCGTTCCCAGCGTGTGCTCTGGCTCCTCGAAGAGCTGGGCGTGCCCTACGAGATCGTGCGCTATCAGCGCGACCCGAAGACGATGCTCGCGCCGACCTCGTTGCGCGCGGTGCATCCGCTGGGCAAGTCGCCGGTGGTGACGACCGATGACGGGATCACGCTGGCCGAGTCGGGCGCGATCGTCGAGACATTGATCGAGCGCTACGGGCAGGGCCGCCTCATTCCGCCGGCCGGCACGCCGGAGGCGGTCCGCTATCGCTACTGGCTGCACTTCGCCGAAGGCTCGGCGATGTCGCCGCTGCTGCTCAAGCTGGTGTTCGACCGGATCGAGAAGGCGCGCATGCCCTTCTTCGCGAAGCCCATCGCGAAGTCGATCGCGCAGAAGGCCAAGTCCAGCTTCGTCATGCCCAACATCCGGGCCCACCTGGACTTCATGGAAGCGGAGCTGGGCAAGAGCCTGTGGTTCGCGGGCGATGCGTTCACCGGCGCCGACATCCAGATGAGCTTTCCGGTCGAAGCCGCCGCGGCGCGCGGCGGGCTCGATGCGTCGCGGCCGAAGTTGATGGCCTATCTCGAACGCATCCACGCACGGCCCGCCTATCGGCGTGCACTGGAGCGCGGCGGGCCTTATGGCCTTTTGGCCTGA